From Astyanax mexicanus isolate ESR-SI-001 chromosome 16, AstMex3_surface, whole genome shotgun sequence, one genomic window encodes:
- the use1 gene encoding vesicle transport protein USE1, with protein sequence MTSVMAASRLEINFVRLLAESESRAGEKRDRDRGQESWRLEQYVAALEEMLVALKKSPSKPSAEMLTDYTRKVDFLKGLIEAEKLSSATEKALANQFLAPGRTPTIATERMPASKTVHMQSKARCTGEMRSELLGIASSSTGSSDTELRHRSRSVPVDEGQSAAELDAVLQHHNNLQEKLAEDMLNLARNLKNNTLAAQNIIKQDNQTLTQSMRQADMNFEKLKLESERLEQHAKKSVNWFFWLMLILVSFTFISMILFIRLFPRLR encoded by the exons ATGA CTTCTGTCATGGCGGCGTCCAGACTGGAGATCAACTTTGTGCGGCTGCTGGCGGAGAGCGAGAGCAGAGCGGGGGAGAAGAGAGACCGAGACCGGGGCCAGGAGAGCTGGAGACTCGaacag tatGTTGCTGCTCTGGAAGAGATGCTAGTGGCTCTAAAGAAGAGTCCAAG CAAACCCTCTGCAGAGATGTTAACGGACTACACTCGTAAAGTGGACTTCCTCAAAGGCCTTATAGAGGCAGAGAAACTG tctTCAGCAACAGAGAAAGCTTTAGCTAATCAGTTTCTGGCCCCTGGCCGGACGCCTACAATCGCCACAGAGCGGATGCCGGCCTCTAAGACTGTCCACATGCAGAGTAAAGCGCGGTGCACAGGGGAGATGCGCTCAGAGCTGTTGGGCATT GCGTCCTCAAGTACTG GTTCATCTGACACAGAACTCAGACACAGAAG TCGGAGTGTTCCTGTAGATGAGGGGCAGAGTGCAGCAGAGCTGGATGCAGTGCTTCAGCATCACAACAACCTGCAGGAGAAACTGGCAGAAGACATGCTGAACCTCGCACGCAACCTCAAAAACAACACCCTCGCTGCCCAGAACATCATCAAACAGGACAACCAG ACTCTGACTCAGTCGATGAGGCAGGCCGACATGAACTTCGAGAAGCTGAAGTTGGAGTCGGAGCGTCTGGAGCAGCACGCCAAAAAATCTGTCAACTGGTTTTTCTGGCTGATGCTGATTTTAGTCTCCTTTACCTTCATCAGCATGATTCTGTTCATACGGCTTTTCCCCAGACTTAGATGA